The Gammaproteobacteria bacterium genome segment TGGATCCTTCTGCTTTCCCGTATGGTTATCAGGCGGATTCAGGTTTTGTCGAGGCATTTTGTGTTCAGCATCAACTTGGACAGTCAGCGCCTATCTTGACGCTACCGGGACGCTTTACCCGTTTGAAGGGGCATTTGGCGTTTTTGCATGCCATCGCCAAATTGAAAGCCGTTTGGCCTGATGTGATGGGATTGATGATCGGTAAAATCGATGGAAAAAGTGCAGCGTATGTTGAAGAATTGCGAGCAACAATCGATCAACTGCAGCTGCATCAAAACGTCCGAATCATTGATCAAGTGGCAAACATCCGAGACGTTTATGCCATGTCTGACGTGGTACTCTCCTTATCGGAAAAACCAGAATCATTTGGGCGTACTGTATTGGAAGCGCTTTCGCTCGGTGTTCCGGTTGTCGGTTGGGCGCATGGTGGTGTGGCGGAAATATTATCCAATGTGTTTCCGGCGGGTGCTGTGGCCCAAGGTGATATGGATGGCTTGATTGAACGTCTTAAGGCTATTATCAGGGAACAACAGCGGCCACCGGAGCAGCATCCTTATACACTTACCCACAGCCTTAGCATGGAACTGAACTTGTATGAACGTCTTGCCGAGAGCTTCGCATGAAAGATAAGCGCCCCGTGTCTGTCTACATTATTACTTTGAATGCCGAGCGCACCTTGGCCGCTTGTCTGGAAAGTGTGCGGGATTTCTCAGAGGTTGTGGTCGTTGATTCGGGTTCGACCGACCGAACTGTCGAAATTGCAAAAGCCTATGGCGCAAAAGTTGTCTATCAAGAATGGCTTGGGTTTGCCCGTCAAAAACAATTTGCACTCTCAATGTGTCAGCATGATTGGGTATTAAATTTAGATGCGGACGAATATGTCAGCGATGAACTGATAAAAGAGATTGATATCGTTGTCCAGCATGGTGATGTGGTGGGACTCAATATCCCCATTCGTGAAATTTTTTTAGGGAAGCCGAATCATCCATGGACGAAAATGAATCGGCACATACGATTTTTTAAACGCGAATTGGGCGGATACGCTGACGTCGAAGTTCACGAGAGCATTTCGGTTTCTGGGCCTGTGCGTGATGCCAACGGCGTCATTTTTCACGATGGTTTGCATTCGCTCTCAGTGATGCTGGAAAAAAATAATCGATACTCTACGCTGCGAGCCCAGGAGAAGTTTAAAAAAGGCAAGTCAGCGTCTGTATTGAAACTGCTATTGGTTTTTCCAGTGATGTTTATCAAGTCTTATTTGATAAAAAGAAATTTTCTCAATGGCGTGCGAGGGTGGATTGCTTCACTTAACAATGCTTTTTACGCCTTTATGAAAGAAGCCAAACTGTATGAGCTGAAGCTCAATGCAAAAGAGGACAATCATGCGAATTTTGATGATCACCAGTGAATTCCCACCCACCATTGGTGGCGTTGGGAGTCACGTCTATGAACTGTCACGTGCACTTGCAGCGCTTGGTCATCAAATCAGTATCGTGACATTGCCAATCGATGGTGAGCCGGAAAAAAGGGTTGTGGATGGGCTCACAGTGGAGCGCCCATCACTCGTGAAGTGGATGCCTTGGCATGATTACCACCTCAAAGCATATTTGACCAAAAGACTTCGCGAAGAGCATGTTGATGTGATTCATGTTCATGGATTGCGCGGTGTCTGGGGGGCAAGTGGTCATGGCGTCCACGTGGTGTTTACTAACCACACTTCTGGTTTTCTAAAACGGTTGCAAGGGCCGGCTTGGAAACGTTGGCGAACACTGCAACGCATTCGTCATGTCAATGCCATCATCGCGCCCAGTCACGAGCTTTGTGACGCCGTACGATCAGTGGGTTATCAAGGGCCAGTGGCGTTCATTTCCAATGGGGTCGATGCGGATAAATTTTCACCCGGCACGAGCAAACTAAAAAGCGTATGGCGAGATGACGACGATGTCCCGGTGATTCTGATGGCGCGTCGGCTCGTTGAGAAAAACGGCGTACGTTATTTTGTTCAGGCCTTGAAACATATCAATGATCTAAAGTTCAAGGCGGTGATTGCAGGGGATGGCCCTGAACGTCAATGGATGGAGCGCTATGTGCATCAGCATGGCCTATCAGATAAAGTCAAATTTCTTGGGGGCGTGCTGAATAGCGATATGCCCGAGATTTACCGAGCGGCTGACATCAGTGTGCTGCCTTCGTTGATGGAAGCCACGAGTATTGCAGGTCTGGAAGCCATGGCCACAGGGTTGCCGCTGGTCGGTACTCATGTCGGTGGCATCCCAACATTGATAGAAGATGGCATCAATGGATTTTTGGTTCCGCCCAAACAACCCGAGGCGATGGCCGAAAAACTGAAAGTTTTGATCGCCGACAGCAGCTTACGCCAGCGAATGAGTCAGGCGGCACGCGCTCGCGTTGAAAAGCATTTCACGTGGTCAGTGATTGCTGCGGAGACGGAAAAAGTCTACGCCAAATGTTTGGCTGAGTGTTAGGTACCTGTCTAGATTTGTCATCTTGGGTGCTGTATAGAGCACTGAATATTGACGCGATAATACAATTGACGCTAAAGCGTCTGAACTTAGTTGCGCTCGTTCATGTTGCTGGTGCGAGCGCTGGACGTTGTTCCTAGTGTGATTGTCTTTGTCAGACGATGACCATCGTTGATCACAGTTGGTTTGGCTGCACTTCGACTCGATTTCGTCCCTTTTGTTTTGCTCGATAAAGGGCTGAGTCAGCGCGATGTAAAAATTGTGCGATGGTGTCCTCTTGATGAAAACATGTGACACCAAAGCTTGCTGTTCTCTGCTTGACCGTTGGGAAATTATGCAGTTCGATACAGCTTCTCAAATTATTGGCAAGAGTCATGGCTCCATTGAGTCCGGTTTCTGGACAAATGACGATAAATTCTTCACCGCCCCAACGACCGACGACGTCGGTTTTTCTGACGTGTTGTTGAAGAATCTTGGCAAAATCAATCAGGACGGAATCACCCACTAAATGACCGTAGCAGTCATTGACTTGTTTAAAGAAGTCGATATCGATCAAGATAACGCACAGGTCCAAGGCGTACCGTTGTGCCCGTTCCACTTCGTAATGCAGCGTTTCATTGATTTTGTGTCGGTTATAGACGCCTGTGAGCGGGTCGGTGACCGCCAGCTTTTCTTTTTCTCTCCTCAACAGCAATTCCGACTCGAGCTGTTGTTTAAGTTGACGTCTCAGGGTGGCCAGTTCGGTGATATCTGTTGAAAGATTGATCAAACGAGTCACCTTGCCAGAGGCATCTTTCATCGGAATTTTCTTTGACCAAAAGTAACGTGTGGTACCGTTAGGAAGGGTGCATTCCGTTTCCTCGCTCATTGGTTCACCGGACGCATAGACATGATCGTCGGAAGCGACAATACGCTTCATAAGTTCTGAGGAGAATTGATCGGGTGGTGTGCCAGTCAATGCATCCAGAGATGGCTGAAATAAGGCTTCGGCCTTCGGGTTTACATAGAGAAATTGGTTATCGCTGTCTTTAAGGTAAAGATAGGCGTCAATATTGTTGACGATACAATCAAGCAACTCCTGTTTTACTGCAAGTTCAAGCTCAAGTTTTTTTCGTTTCGTTATGTCTGTGGAGACACCATACATGCCACAAATTTTTCCTTGCTCATCGTAGAGGGGGCTTTTGACGGTTTGGTAATAGCGCACCTCCCCGGTTTCTTTAATGACATTGCGCTCCTCCGTGGCAATCACGATGCCTTCATTCATGACACGGTGATCATTCTGTTTCAGTTCGTCAGATTCCTCGAGCGAAAAAAAATGTGAGTCGTCTTTGCCCAATATCTCTTCTCGGGGACAGCCAAACAGATCACAGACCAGCTGGTTGACGTAGGTATAGCGTCCGTCAAGGTCTTTGGCAAAGACATAGGCGCCAATAGAATCCAGCAAGGTATTGAGTCGCACAAGCTCTTGCTCTAGTTGCCTGTATCTTTCTTGCAGCGATGGTGTGCGTGATTTTTTCGACATGGGTCAATACCTGCGGTGTCTCTGACAAAAAGGCGCCGAAGCGCGCATGATATACACCGAACCTGATCTTTCGTAACCGATTGACGTGATGATTAAATGATAGACTAAATGAGCCGATTTAATGGCATCACGCGCGTCCTATCCGTAGACAGTCGTTGCCGTTTAGTCGTCACCACCATTTATGAACCATAAAATTAGAGTCACAACGATGCTGACAATCAGCATGGTGGTGATTGGGAAATAGAATTTGAAGCCTGGGCGTTCAATGATGATATCGCCGGGCAGGCGGCCAAAAGGGATCTGGCTGATCCACGGCCAGAAAATGCCAATCATAAGCAAAGCGACACCAAGAAAAATCAGAAGCTTTTGCATATTGTGCTTGATAAGTGGCGAGATGGCACTATT includes the following:
- a CDS encoding glycosyltransferase family 2 protein translates to MKDKRPVSVYIITLNAERTLAACLESVRDFSEVVVVDSGSTDRTVEIAKAYGAKVVYQEWLGFARQKQFALSMCQHDWVLNLDADEYVSDELIKEIDIVVQHGDVVGLNIPIREIFLGKPNHPWTKMNRHIRFFKRELGGYADVEVHESISVSGPVRDANGVIFHDGLHSLSVMLEKNNRYSTLRAQEKFKKGKSASVLKLLLVFPVMFIKSYLIKRNFLNGVRGWIASLNNAFYAFMKEAKLYELKLNAKEDNHANFDDHQ
- a CDS encoding glycosyltransferase; translated protein: MASTAAVGRSGSCGAMVVGATVMTKALRVIQVVPSLEGGGVERGVLEVGQALVERGFTSIVISGGGRLVPSLEAGGSQHFEFPVGKKSLMTLLRVRQYRHLLVNLQPDIVHVRSRLPAWMTYFALRGWPKAQRRPVWLNTVHGLYSVNAYSAIMTRSVHVIAVSETARRYVLENYSDCPSTRVTVIPRGVDPSAFPYGYQADSGFVEAFCVQHQLGQSAPILTLPGRFTRLKGHLAFLHAIAKLKAVWPDVMGLMIGKIDGKSAAYVEELRATIDQLQLHQNVRIIDQVANIRDVYAMSDVVLSLSEKPESFGRTVLEALSLGVPVVGWAHGGVAEILSNVFPAGAVAQGDMDGLIERLKAIIREQQRPPEQHPYTLTHSLSMELNLYERLAESFA
- a CDS encoding DUF2905 domain-containing protein; protein product: MQKLLIFLGVALLMIGIFWPWISQIPFGRLPGDIIIERPGFKFYFPITTMLIVSIVVTLILWFINGGDD
- a CDS encoding diguanylate cyclase, which produces MSKKSRTPSLQERYRQLEQELVRLNTLLDSIGAYVFAKDLDGRYTYVNQLVCDLFGCPREEILGKDDSHFFSLEESDELKQNDHRVMNEGIVIATEERNVIKETGEVRYYQTVKSPLYDEQGKICGMYGVSTDITKRKKLELELAVKQELLDCIVNNIDAYLYLKDSDNQFLYVNPKAEALFQPSLDALTGTPPDQFSSELMKRIVASDDHVYASGEPMSEETECTLPNGTTRYFWSKKIPMKDASGKVTRLINLSTDITELATLRRQLKQQLESELLLRREKEKLAVTDPLTGVYNRHKINETLHYEVERAQRYALDLCVILIDIDFFKQVNDCYGHLVGDSVLIDFAKILQQHVRKTDVVGRWGGEEFIVICPETGLNGAMTLANNLRSCIELHNFPTVKQRTASFGVTCFHQEDTIAQFLHRADSALYRAKQKGRNRVEVQPNQL
- a CDS encoding glycosyltransferase family 1 protein; translation: MQKRTIMRILMITSEFPPTIGGVGSHVYELSRALAALGHQISIVTLPIDGEPEKRVVDGLTVERPSLVKWMPWHDYHLKAYLTKRLREEHVDVIHVHGLRGVWGASGHGVHVVFTNHTSGFLKRLQGPAWKRWRTLQRIRHVNAIIAPSHELCDAVRSVGYQGPVAFISNGVDADKFSPGTSKLKSVWRDDDDVPVILMARRLVEKNGVRYFVQALKHINDLKFKAVIAGDGPERQWMERYVHQHGLSDKVKFLGGVLNSDMPEIYRAADISVLPSLMEATSIAGLEAMATGLPLVGTHVGGIPTLIEDGINGFLVPPKQPEAMAEKLKVLIADSSLRQRMSQAARARVEKHFTWSVIAAETEKVYAKCLAEC